GACGTTGAGCCAAGAGCCTTTTGCCATGAATGACTGCCGCAATAGTTACAGTGTCTTCTTGAATGTGATAAATGATTCGATAAGTATAAGCAAATAGTTCCCTGATGGTATCCTCGTTAAATTCTGGGACAATGGAACCTGAACAGGGACAAGCGCTTAACTTAT
The sequence above is a segment of the Mastigocladopsis repens PCC 10914 genome. Coding sequences within it:
- a CDS encoding type II toxin-antitoxin system RelE/ParE family toxin; its protein translation is MAYRVVWSPKALEDVDAIAAYIFRDSASFAATVVQKILDSSDKLSACPCSGSIVPEFNEDTIRELFAYTYRIIYHIQEDTVTIAAVIHGKRLLAQRLDID